The following nucleotide sequence is from Anopheles stephensi strain Indian chromosome 3, UCI_ANSTEP_V1.0, whole genome shotgun sequence.
GTATTCGTTGTAGTCCACCAAGTTGTCCGACTGCTCGAGTGCTTGTAAAAGAGCGAGCCAAGTCGGTTGGAAAAAGGCACCGTACTGCTCCCGTTTGCCAATAACCGTCAACGCTTGGGCGGCATTGATGCGAACCTTAAAGTTGGGTGAAGCGACGACCGTCTCGCACAGTGCTGGGAACACGCGCCGTTCCCAGGTACCGGCGGCACCGCAAGAGGTGCTAGGCAGGAAAaaggtttcgtttttcatcATATTCCCAAGCGCGTAACAAGCGTTCCATTTCACCTTTACGTTGACGGTGCTCGAGACGGTTACGTTCTGTATTAATCGCTCAATGGCGTCCTGGCATAGAGGGCTCCAGGTGGGCTGTTCCAGCTGGGCTGGCCGTAACAGGTGCAGCACATTGCCTATCGTGCGTACAGCATTGCTGCGCACCTTGTCGTTGTCCTTAGCCGAATCAAGCGCTACCTCCAGAGTGCGTCGCAACAGTTCATCGCTGATCTTTAAATATCCCTGCTGATCGTGTGATGATTCGTGATGAGTAAGCTGCAGATGATGTTGCTGATTCAGGATGAGCGCATCGGTCGCATTTCCCAGTGACCAGCTAGTTTTAATGCGTGCCGTAAGATTCGGATCACGCATGATCCTCAGTATCGATTCGATCGTGTTTTCCACGTAGCACACATCGTCCCGTAACGATGGAAACAGAATGTACACGGAGAGGGCTCGAGCGGCCGCCGAAGACACAGCGCTATCATCATCAAACGTACAGCCGGTTAGCAAGGATATTAGTGCCAGCTGCCGACCTCTCTATGGGAAAAGCATTGGAAAACAATTCGTAGACAAGAGAGATTCGAAGTGAAATAGGCTTAAACATACCGGGAACTTCTCGTACACGTGCACACCAACATTTCCAAGAGCATCGCAGCACACGGAGCGTAACGTAGCAACCAGCTGCACGTCTTGTATCTGCTCCGTTACGGTCGGGATGATGCTGGTCCAAAACTGGAGGGCCACATTAAGCTGCTCTGGATCGATTTTATCTATGCACAGAAAAACTCACATCAGCGTATGTTGGCTTTAAATCCAacgtctttctctctctctctctctctctctcaccctgTAAAAGCAGTTCCGTGTGTATGGCATGCCCGAGCAGATCCAAAAGACGCCCGGCATACAGCTTTATCTCCGGCAGTGGATCGCTGAACGCATTCACCAACGCCTGCGCTACCACGGACAGATGATCGGCTAGCAGCGAGTAGTGACTGGCCATTGCACACAACACCTGCAAACATTCCATCCGGACAGGCATAACGGAGCTAGCGACACCGTTTACACCCAAATTTTCCAACGTTACTTGAAGCAACCAGGACATACTGTTTTCCTCTGTACTGTCGCTCTCATTAGCCGGTTCGAGTTTTGCATTCACGGCACAGCCACCATCCATTTCCGGATCGGATTCCATCGCTTCCTCTTCCTCATTTTCCTCCTGGTTTAGCTCCAGATCAAAGCTGGAAGAGGGGACAGGAATTAGTTACGAAATTATGTATTTACTCAGCGAAAAAAACATTCTTACGCCTTTGACACTGGTTTGCTGCGTGCCACATTGCCGGTCGGTGTCTGGGCCAACCGTTTTATGCCTACCAAACCTGCGATTTCTTCCGTCAGGTCCGGTACGGAGATCAGAAAGCCCATCACCATCAAAGCGGCCACCTTTATAGTAGCGTCCCGGTGTCGTACTAAAGGACGCACGATCCTTACGAACCGTGTCGCGATGCCTGGCCGCAGCCGATGGAATGGAGTCGCCTGGATGAATACTGTAAGCCCCTTAAGCAGTTGCGTCAACACGCTAAGATCACTCTCGAGGGTCAGCGCTTGCGTGAGCATGGCATACATTTCGATGACCATGTTGCCGAGTGTGACCGAGAACGGGGTGAACGAAACGAGCGGTTTCTTGCTACTTTCCGCCTGTATCAGGAACGGTTTCGATTTGTAGAGCAGGAACGATGTGGCTTGTATGGCCGCTATACGACACTTTGGGGACGGATCGCGTAGCACACAGTTCAGCAGCGATACCGTGGCCGGTGTGCGTGTTTCGTCGGGAAAGAGAGCGTGCCAGTAGCCAAACATGATGCGCTTTTCGACGTGCTGCGCTAGCGTTCCTATCAGTACCAACGCCGCCTGTCTTAGCTTTGCAGACCGATGCCGTTCTACCTGTGCCCGGGAAGAGGTGGCTTCGTTTTCGGAATAATCCGAATCGCTCGTTTGATAGCAACCGGCCATCGGTGGCTGGCACTTGGATGACCCTGCGGATGGAAATGTTGGAAATTCAATCAAGCTGGTCCACCCAGCGGAAACGTCGTTACACTCACACTCCAGCACGATGCTTGCCTCTGAGTATGGTTGCCGGCTGATGTCTCCTTCGGCCATCGGTTTTTTCTCCCTGCTTCCGCCAGCGCCACTATTTCTTGTTGCCGCTCCTCCTCTTTTGTTCTTCGGATGGGTTCGTGTTTTGCGAGTCTTGGCCGTCTTTCCACCCTTGCTGATGGGTATGTGCTGCGGTTCTGGTATACCCTGTTGTGAGACAGGCACACGCTGAGGTACCAGGCTGGATACCTCCGGAATGCCGTACATTATGAACGCTTTGGCCGCACCAATCAGTCGACCCAGCTGGGCACTTGTCCACTCGTTCGGTTCCTCCAGCGAAACAATAATTCTTAGACAATTCACAGCGGATGTTGCGATGCTGTAGTAAGCGAGCTCGGTAAACGACTCGGGGCGGGCTTTGTATAGCAAATCCAGCACCGCATTGCCTACTGTGATTAGGTAGGGTTCGAGAACTTCAACACCCAGCGGTTCGCAGCAGATCAGGATCGATTCTAGGCACAGTACGGCAGCCAGGTACAGCTCACTGGGACTGCATTGGTCGAGAAGCGTCGAGGAGACGGTTCTCGGTTCCACCCGGCGGTAATCCGGATCCGCCAGCACATTCACTAGAATTCCGTTGTTTGATATGAAAAAATCGAGTAGCTAAAATTGAAGAACGAATTTAGTGCGATATTGCATCATCGTTCCGTGAAGGAGCTGCTTACCTGCGTAATATCACTGCACCGGCGgaacagcagctgcagcgtgCCCAGCACATCACACGCTACCTGATAGAACCGTCGCTCAAGACACTTTCGGAGCCACACAATCAAGCTCAGCGTGACCGCTTCCGGGAGCACAATCTTCTGCCGGCCCACAAGCGATTTGACGAGAAAGCATGCTTTCACTACGAGCGTATCCTCGTGCACCGGAATGTTGAGGAACGATTCGATCAGCCGAACCGGAGACCGCACGTCACTGATCCTTGCAGCGCGGTAATTTAACCCATTCAGCTCATTCAGCAGTGTGTTGATTTCGTTCCGATAGTCCGCAATCTGGGTGCCACAGTTCAGGAAGAGGAACTTGGTCGAAAGCTGCAGAAATTGCTGTTCCAGCTCCATATGGTGAAAGTTGTGTGGTGTTGTGGCAGGCTCCGTCGGAAAATGGATTTGTTTTGATGTGCGATGATTCACTTACCCTTGCGGTTGTATGGGTGAGATCAGCTGGAGACCGATTTTTAGTACCAATGCAATCATGTTTAGTACCAATGCAATAATGTTTAGTACCAATGCAATCATGTTTAGTACAAATGCGATATTT
It contains:
- the LOC118512182 gene encoding HEAT repeat-containing protein 6; this translates as MELEQQFLQLSTKFLFLNCGTQIADYRNEINTLLNELNGLNYRAARISDVRSPVRLIESFLNIPVHEDTLVVKACFLVKSLVGRQKIVLPEAVTLSLIVWLRKCLERRFYQVACDVLGTLQLLFRRCSDITQLLDFFISNNGILVNVLADPDYRRVEPRTVSSTLLDQCSPSELYLAAVLCLESILICCEPLGVEVLEPYLITVGNAVLDLLYKARPESFTELAYYSIATSAVNCLRIIVSLEEPNEWTSAQLGRLIGAAKAFIMYGIPEVSSLVPQRVPVSQQGIPEPQHIPISKGGKTAKTRKTRTHPKNKRGGAATRNSGAGGSREKKPMAEGDISRQPYSEASIVLEWSSKCQPPMAGCYQTSDSDYSENEATSSRAQVERHRSAKLRQAALVLIGTLAQHVEKRIMFGYWHALFPDETRTPATVSLLNCVLRDPSPKCRIAAIQATSFLLYKSKPFLIQAESSKKPLVSFTPFSVTLGNMVIEMYAMLTQALTLESDLSVLTQLLKGLTVFIQATPFHRLRPGIATRFVRIVRPLVRHRDATIKVAALMVMGFLISVPDLTEEIAGLVGIKRLAQTPTGNVARSKPVSKAFDLELNQEENEEEEAMESDPEMDGGCAVNAKLEPANESDSTEENSMSWLLQVTLENLGVNGVASSVMPVRMECLQVLCAMASHYSLLADHLSVVAQALVNAFSDPLPEIKLYAGRLLDLLGHAIHTELLLQDKIDPEQLNVALQFWTSIIPTVTEQIQDVQLVATLRSVCCDALGNVGVHVYEKFPRGRQLALISLLTGCTFDDDSAVSSAAARALSVYILFPSLRDDVCYVENTIESILRIMRDPNLTARIKTSWSLGNATDALILNQQHHLQLTHHESSHDQQGYLKISDELLRRTLEVALDSAKDNDKVRSNAVRTIGNVLHLLRPAQLEQPTWSPLCQDAIERLIQNVTVSSTVNVKVKWNACYALGNMMKNETFFLPSTSCGAAGTWERRVFPALCETVVASPNFKVRINAAQALTVIGKREQYGAFFQPTWLALLQALEQSDNLVDYNEYKRRDSLQEQLCLALAHLLRLVTKEDVVPMAGVLLPLYDAVRGNWVRVISRILPEKSAALLESYRALLEKRKSSKGDGESIPASSWDLLLKCFTDSDVC